GAAACCGAAACTGGCGAGCGCGACAAGCATCTGGCGCCGCGTCGCAAAGAGGCGCACATCGCAGAGACCGTGATCGGATTCGGGCGCGATGAACGGCTGCGCCGCCGCGCTGGCGAAACCCCAGCCCTTCAGCGTCACCACCAGCCGCTCCTCGTCGAGCGGGCGCGGGTTGGCGATCGATACGAAAATATCGGCCTGCCCCGCCATATATTGCCCGAAAAGCAGCGCAAAACCGAGCGCCGCCAGCCCCCAACCGATCCACATCATCGCCAAGACCCCTTCGCGTTTTCCCCTGTCCGCTGTTGCGGATCCGCGACCCGAAGAGTGCGGGCAATTTTTCCTGCCCGTCTGCATCAACTAAATGTATAGGCCCATCATGCAAGTCCATCCGCTCATCGAAACCAGTACCGCGCTCGCCGAATTCGTCGGCCTCATCAAGGACAGCGATTTCATCGCGGTCGATACCGAATTCATGCGCGAGAATACCTTCTGGCCCGAACTCTGCCTGATCCAGGTCGCAAACAGCGAACATGCCGCGGCGATCGATCCGATGGCGAACGGCATCGACCTCAAACCTCTGCTCGACCTGCTTGTCGACAATGAGGAGGTGTTGAAAGTCTTCCACGCCGGCGGGCAGGATGTCGAAATCATCTTCAACCTGACCGGAAAGACGCCGCACCCGATCTTCGACACGCAGATCGGGCAGATGGCGCTCGGGCAGGCCGAACAGGTCGGCTATTCGAACCTCGTCGAGGCGTGGCTCGGTATCGTTCTCGACAAGGGCGCGCGCTTCACCGACTGGAGCCGCCGCCCGCTCGACAAGCGCCAGATCGACTATGCGATCGGCGATGTGACGCACCTCGCCGAGATTTTCCCGATGATGCTGAAAAAGCTGGTCAAGACCGGGCGCGGCCACTGGCTCGACGAAGAGATGGAAAAGCTCGCCGACCCCGCCAATTACAACGTCGACCCTGAAAAGGCCTGGCTGCGGATCAAGGTGCCGTCGCGCAAGCCCGACGTGCTCGGCCGCCTGAAAGCGCTCGCCGCGTGGCGCGAGCGCGAGGCACGGACAAAGAACCTGCCGCGCGGCCGCATCGTCAAGGACGAGA
The Sphingopyxis macrogoltabida genome window above contains:
- the rnd gene encoding ribonuclease D yields the protein MQVHPLIETSTALAEFVGLIKDSDFIAVDTEFMRENTFWPELCLIQVANSEHAAAIDPMANGIDLKPLLDLLVDNEEVLKVFHAGGQDVEIIFNLTGKTPHPIFDTQIGQMALGQAEQVGYSNLVEAWLGIVLDKGARFTDWSRRPLDKRQIDYAIGDVTHLAEIFPMMLKKLVKTGRGHWLDEEMEKLADPANYNVDPEKAWLRIKVPSRKPDVLGRLKALAAWREREARTKNLPRGRIVKDETLGDLAAHPPKDQDGLGRVRGLSATWKSNDIGARLMDALDNAKPLPKDDMPDRAPRGPGLGKEGVLVADLLKLLLKIRARELNVASRLIARSDDLEALAAGRRDDIPMMQGWRYDVFGHAALDLVEGRMGFAVKNGKLVMSEIDAAAAAPIDDAGESKPA